Genomic segment of Umezawaea sp. Da 62-37:
GGCGTGGCCGATGCTCCGATTCGAGGTGACGGAGGATCCGAGCGACGGCGTGGACGGCGAGCGTTTTTGCTTTGCCCCCGTGCTCGGCCTGTGGCATGCGCGAACCAGTGCCAATGGCGACATCGTGGTGTCCGAGGACCAGCTCCGCGCGCTCGCCCTGCGCAGTCGCGGTGGCGAGTCCTTCGCGCATGGCGTGGACGAACTGCTCGGCGCCGCGTGGGATGACGCGTTGGAGCCCTTCCGCCGTGCCGGTGACGGCGCGCCGGTGACCTGGCTGCACCGCGTCGGATGAGACTCCACGACCGAGAACCCCCGCATTGTGGAAAAGCGGGGGTTCTCGGCCGTCGGATGTTCATGAGAATTTTATGAGTGCGCCTCGTAATTAGCGGCGCTAAATCGAAGGGCGCGCGCTTTCGGCCGGAAGCCAGGCCTGCATGAGTTCCGCGTAAGCGGGCGAAGTCCGCACCAGGTCCACGTGCTCGCCCATCAGCGGCGGGCCGCCGTCCATCACCAGGACGCGCTTCGCGCGCAGCGCCGAGGAAAGCCGGTGCGCGATCACGACGAGAACGCCGCCGCGCCGCGCGAACGCCCGTTCCACCTTCACCTCGGCCGCCGGGTCGAGGTGCGAGGTCGCCTCGTCCAGGATCACCAGCTCCGCCGGGCAGGCGAACACCCGCGCCACCGCGAGGAGCTGGGCCTCGCCCGCCGACATCCCCGAACCCGCGTGGCCGAGCGCCCCGTCCAGCCCGCCCAGTCCGGCGACGAGGTCGGTCGCGCCCACCGCGTCGACCGCGGCCAGCAGTTCGGCGTCCGTCGCCTCCGGCGTGAGCAGCGCGAGGTTCTCCCGCACGGTCCCGGTGAACAGGTAGGTCTCCTGCGGGATCAACGCGATCCGCCGGTGCCGCACCGCGGGCCGCACCAGGTGCACCGGCACGCCGCCGAGCGCCACGGTGCCCGCGCGCGGGGCCATCAGCCCGGTCAGCAGCGCGGCCACCGTCGACTTCCCGATCCCGCTCGGTCCCACCACGGCCAGGTGGTCGCCCGGCGCGAGGTCCAGGTCGAGGTCGCGCACGACGGGTTCCGCGTGCTCGCCCCAGCCGAACGTCACCCCGCGCAGCGACACCTCGTGCCCGGCGGGCACCTCGTCACCGGCGGGGGGAGCGGGCGCGGGCGCGGCCTCGGAGAGCCTGCGCAGCGAGACCACCAGCCGCAGCACCACCGTGCTCGTCGTGTCGGCCAGCCGCCGCAGGGCGGGCTGCACGCTGGTGCT
This window contains:
- a CDS encoding ABC transporter ATP-binding protein; the encoded protein is MDVLRLYLGALAGQRRGVLVLLGWSVLEGVPAFLSGRLVALSVDRGFAVGRPLVGVGWLLVFAAVAVLGGFGLRQVFQHLGAVIEPMRDALVGVVVRGVLHDGASHRRQPDASAVARITRHVEVVRDATAGVLVQARALLVTTAAALVGLVTTVAGLAWLVVSPVVIALVLFALLLPSLARRQREQVMADERSAEVAGTVLVGIRDVVACGAEREAGGEVSAAIDRQAGVAVRVAWANSLRGLVIAVGGFAPLALLVVAAPAEVASGQLTAGAVLGAVVYLSTSVQPALRRLADTTSTVVLRLVVSLRRLSEAAPAPAPPAGDEVPAGHEVSLRGVTFGWGEHAEPVVRDLDLDLAPGDHLAVVGPSGIGKSTVAALLTGLMAPRAGTVALGGVPVHLVRPAVRHRRIALIPQETYLFTGTVRENLALLTPEATDAELLAAVDAVGATDLVAGLGGLDGALGHAGSGMSAGEAQLLAVARVFACPAELVILDEATSHLDPAAEVKVERAFARRGGVLVVIAHRLSSALRAKRVLVMDGGPPLMGEHVDLVRTSPAYAELMQAWLPAESARPSI
- a CDS encoding DUF3145 domain-containing protein, whose translation is MSTRGSTSGVVYVHSSPSAVCPHVEWAISGTLGERVDLRWAAQPAAPGQLRAECAWTGDAGTGGKLVSALRAWPMLRFEVTEDPSDGVDGERFCFAPVLGLWHARTSANGDIVVSEDQLRALALRSRGGESFAHGVDELLGAAWDDALEPFRRAGDGAPVTWLHRVG